A section of the Oryza sativa Japonica Group chromosome 1, ASM3414082v1 genome encodes:
- the LOC4324972 gene encoding protein IQ-DOMAIN 13: MGKKGGWITALKKAFTSGPKDKPTNGQLVAQYSHQHRSGGGGAAAARDKKRWGFGRSRQHAEPSPAGALINIPLYREPSSIEKILVDAEMEQQHRQYRAHYQITPAKPATVTAPAAAASLPAPPPPVSARERQRRRDVDDDKPAIVLPLPPPSPPPLIRRFDHDREQQQKLQQMQQQTRAETEWRRPQAQRRRAARPRGPAPPDRARAAAVAIQSAFRGYMARRNYRSLRGLIRLQGVVRGPSVRRQTAHAMRCMQMLVRVQSQVRASRVEAMERRNRHHHAAMLRDAARWRAASQDGGIWEDSLLSRDEMDARTKRKVEAVIKRERALAYAYSHQLLKATPMAAHAILADLQSGRNPWWWTPIERRHEAEAAAALLSRQRVEHVGNGGGGGRHVAVTATPARSVVSSYSTATATTAARPRATRPAKVASSYGGGGSIRDDESLTSCPAFGGALPNYMTPTMSASAKARARAQMLRQQQEKQAQAAQEKPRFSFGLGQSIGSWAKSPFWKGGAAAAPPSISSRVATPAASVAGRHRPTRSSVSELSVDSAVSMPAGIGRRTFK, translated from the exons ATGGGCAAGAAGGGAGGCTGGATCACTGCACTCAAGAAGGCTTTCACCTCTGGCCCTAAGGACAAGCCTACAAAT GGGCAGCTGGTAGCGCAGTACTCTCACCAGcacaggagcggcggcggcggcgccgccgccgcgagggacAAGAAGCGATGGGGATTCGGGCGGTCGCGGCAGCacgccgagccgtcgccggcgggCGCGCTGATCAACATCCCGCTGTACCGCGAGCCGAGCAGCATCGAGAAGATCCTCGTCGACGCCGAGATGGAGCAGCAGCACCGGCAGTACAGGGCGCATTACCAGATCACGCCGGCCAAGCCAGCCACGgtcaccgcgcccgccgccgccgcgtcgctgccagcgccgccgccacctgtgTCGGCACGCGAGCGCCAGCGCCGGCGtgacgtcgacgacgacaagCCCGCCATCGTGCtcccgctgcctccgccgtcgccgcccccgcTCATCAGGAGGTTCGACCATGACagggagcagcagcagaagctgcaacagatgcagcagcagaCCCGCGCCGAGACCGAGTGGCGGCGGCCGCAGGCGCAGCGGCGTcgcgcggcgaggccgaggggcCCCGCCCCGCCGGACCGCGCCCGCGCTGCCGCCGTGGCGATCCAGTCCGCGTTCCGCGGCTACATGGCGCGGCGGAACTACCGCTCCCTGCGCGGCCTGATCCGGCTGCAGGGCGTGGTCCGCGGGCCCAGCGTCCGTCGCCAGACGGCGCACGCCATGCGGTGCATGCAGATGCTCGTCCGCGTCCAGTCCCAGGTCCGCGCCAGCCGCGTCGAGGCCATGGAGCGCCGcaaccgccaccaccacgccgccatgctccgcgacgccgcccgcTGGCGCGCCGCCTCACAG GACGGCGGCATCTGGGAGGACAGCTTGCTGAGCCGGGACGAGATGGACGCGCGGACGAAGCGGAAGGTGGAGGCGGTGATCAAGCGGGAGCGCGCGCTCGCCTACGCCTACTCCCACCAG CTGCTGAAGGCGACGCCGATGGCGGCGCACGCGATCCTGGCGGACCTGCAGTCGGGCCGGAATCCATGGTGGTGGACGCCGATCGAACGCCGgcacgaggcggaggcggcggcggcgctgctatCCCGGCAACGCGTGGAGCACgtcgggaacggcggcggcggcggcaggcatgTGGCTGtgacggcgacgccggcgcggTCGGTGGTGTCGTCCtactcgacggcgacggcgacgacggcggcgaggccgagggcgacgcGGCCGGCGAAGGTGGCGTcgagctacggcggcggcgggagcatcCGGGACGACGAGAGCCTGACGAGCTGCCCGGCGTTCGGCGGCGCACTGCCCAACTACATGACGCCGACGATGTCGGCGTCGGCCAaggcgagggcgcgcgcgcagatgctgcggcagcagcaggagaagcaGGCGCAGGCGGCGCAGGAGAAGCCGAGGTTCTCGTTCGGCCTCGGCCAGAGCATCGGCAGCTGGGCCAAGAGCCCCTTCTGgaagggcggcgccgccgccgctccgccgtcgaTCTCGTCGCGGGTTGCCACGCCGGCTGCGTCCGTCGCCGGCAGGCACCGGCCGACGCGGTCGTCGGTGAGCGAGCTCAGCGTCGACTCCGCCGTGTCCATGCCGGCCGGGATCGGCCGGAGGACGTTCAAGTAG
- the LOC4324973 gene encoding chromatin assembly factor 1 subunit FSM isoform X1, whose amino-acid sequence MEGGKLLGVAHPEPANNIDADLRYDLGQSRMQVDGPVVLNRSAELEPSDSMAIDDVPVEASSQPAPAKQSPALMDTIVEVQKQLKRKRASSGPALAAADKDALVAGCCQELEGLLEYYREVSGHRMQFEVGNLSTNAAIGCLLEESSLGLSKLVDEIYEKLKGMEGVSATSVRSSVLLIGQRMMYGQSSPDADVLEDESETALWCWEVRDLKVIPLRMRGPLSTRRTARKKIHERITAIYSTLSVLEAPGAEAQVNDMRKASLKLSKALNLEGIKSLVERATQKSNIERGAKNTGSTAKEPMQEMVKSNNDTGIIENVDDSQLQKNTSTNEKDTQKAQKQVEKELKQKEKEEARMRKQQKKQQEEALREQKRREKEEAEMKKQQRKQEEEAQKEQKRREKEEAETRKQQKKQQEEAEKEQKRREKEAVQLKKQLAIQKQASMMERFFKNKKDSEKLEKPGGKDSGVQTTDPCTTNKEVVPLVTSIIDSSFSQKENWALEDLRRLQISGWQKLSSYNRSSRWGIRNKPKKEAFKELKLQKTSDNMLEEILSPNEDTCHNLSQENEPDKSANDVDMLPAVELQFHGTNHANPLPTRSIKRKLLQFDKSNRPAYYGTWRKKSAVVGPRCPLKMDPDLDYEVDSDDEWEEEDPGESLSDCEKDNDEVMEEDSKITDEESEDSFFVPDGYLSDNEGIQIESLLDDKDEASSSPPDQCAEVEEFRALLRQQKVLNTLTEQALRKSQPLVISNLTHEKAELLTAGDLKGTSKIEQLCLQVLSMRICPGGATIDLPVIDSSSANAEETNQLNVKSSPAAASAIPDTDLAEIVKVIGSCRDGINKLVESLHQKFPNVSKSQLKNKVREISEFVDNRWQVKKEVLSKLGLSSSPASSKKPKSIATYFSKRCLPPEEAILASPELRLKSKTTQNVNGDTDIPRINLLPSSQ is encoded by the exons ATGGAAGGCGGCAAGCTTCTTGGCGTTGCTCACCCTGAACCTGCTAATAATATCGATGCTGACCTGCGCTATGATTTAGGACAGTCGCGAATGCAAGTAGATGGACCTGTTGTTCTCAACCGATCTGCCGAGCTCGAGCCCAGCGATTCGATGGCCATTGATGATGTCCCAGTTGAGGCATCAAGCCAACCTGCGCCGGCGAAGCAGTCTCCTGCGCTGATGGATACCATCGTGGAAGTGCAGAAGCAGCTGAAGAGGAAGAGGGCTTCCAGTGGCCCGGCGCTTGCTGCAGCAGACAAGGATGCTCTAGTTGCTGGATGTTGCCAGGAGCTCGAGGGCTTATTGGAGTATTACAGGGAGGTTTCGGGTCACAGGATGCAATTCGAAGTTGGGAACCTGTCGACGAATGCTGCTATCGGATGCTTGCTAGAGGAGAGCAGTCTTGGATTGTCCAAGTTGGTGGATGAGATATATGAAAAGCTGAAGGGAATGGAAGGCGTGTCGGCGACTTCGGTCCGGAGTTCTGTGCTGCTCATTGGGCAGAGGATGATGTATGGGCAATCTAGTCCGGATGCTGATGTGTTGGAAGATGAATCAGAGACGGCTCTTTGGTGCTGGGAG GTGAGAGATTTGAAGGTGATTCCTCTGAGAATGCGTGGACCTCTGAGTACGCGTAGAACTGCTAGAAAGAAAATCCACGAGAGGATTACTGCTATTTATT CAACGTTATCAGTTCTAGAAGCTCCGGGAGCTgaagctcaagtaaatgatatGAGGAAAGCATCACTGAAGTTAAGCAAAGCACTGAACCTGGAAGGTATTAAATCATTGGTGGAAAGAGCGACACAAAAGAGCAACATTGAACG GGGTGCCAAAAATACTGGATCAACAGCTAAAGAGCCAATGCAAGAGATGGTGAAAAGCAATAACGATACTGGGATTATTGAGAATGTGGATGACTCTCAGCTGCAAAAAAACACCTCAACTAAT GAAAAAGATACTCAGAAAGCACAGAAACAAGTTGAAAAGGAGCTAAAACAGAAGGAGAAAGAAGAAGCTCGAATGAGAAAACAACAAAAGAAACAGCAAGAAGAGGCGCTGAGAGAACAGAAACGACGTGAAAAGGAAGAAGCTGAAATGAAGAAACAGCAAAGGAAGCAGGAAGAGGAAGCACAGAAAGAACAGAAGCGCCGTGAAAAGGAAGAAGCTGAAACGAGGAAGCAACAAAAGAAGCAGCAAGAGGAAGCTGAGAAAGAACAGAAGCGCCGTGAGAAGGAAGCTGTCCAACTCAAGAAGCAACTGGCCATTCAGAAGCAAGCTTCTATGATGGAACGGTTTTTCAAAAATAAGAAAGACAGTGAAAAGCTTGAGAAACCTGGAGGAAAGGACTCAGGCGTTCAAACTACTGATCCATGCACCACCAACAAAGAGGTGGTACCATTGGTTACATCCATAATTGATTCTTCATTCTCTCAAAAAGAAAACTGGGCTTTGGAGGATCTTCGCAG GTTGCAGATCAGTGGTTGGCAGAAGTTATCTAGCTATAACAGGTCCTCCAGGTGGGGGATCAGAAACAAACCCAAGAAAGAAGCTTTTAAGGAGCTCAAACTTCAAAAAACCTCTGATAACATGCTTGAGGAAATTCTTTCTCCTAATGAAGATACCTGCCACAATTTAAGTCAGGAAAATGAACCAGATAAGTCAGCAAATGATGTTGATATGCTACCAGCGGTTGAGCTACAGTTTCATGGCACCAATCATGCTAATCCTCTGCCAACTAGATCAATAAAGCGGAAGCTTTTGCAATTTGACAAAAGCAACAGACCTGCATATTATGGGACTTGGAGGAAGAAAAG TGCTGTTGTTGGCCCAAGATGTCCACTTAAGATGGATCCTGATCTTGACTATGAGGTTGATAGTGATGATGAATGGGAAGAG GAGGATCCTGGTGAGAGCCTTTCCGACTGCGAGAAGGACAATGATGAAGTTATGGAGGAGGATTCCAAGATCACAGATGAAGAGAGCGAAGATAGCTTTTTTGTCCCCGATGGTTACCTCTCGGATAATGAG GGGATTCAGATTGAAAGCCTCTTGGACGACAAGGATGAAGCCAGTAGCTCACCACCAGACCAGTGTGCAGAAGTAGAGGAATTTAGGGCTCTACTACGCCAGCAAAAAGTACTAAACACTTTGACTGAGCAGGCTCTCCGCAAGAGCCAACCTCTAGTGATATCAAACTTAACTCATGAAAAAGCTGAATTATTGACTGCCGGAGACCTCAAGGGAACTTCTAAGATTGAGCAGCTCTGCCTACAAGTTCTTTCAATGCGCATCTGTCCTGGAGGTGCTACTATTGATTTACCGGTTATTGATAGTTCATCTGCAAATGCTGAGGAGACCAATCAGTTGAATGTGAAGAGTAGTCCTGCTGCTGCTTCAGCTATACCAGATACAGACCTGGCAGAAATT GTTAAGGTGATAGGATCATGCCGTGATGGTATCAATAAGCTGGTTGAGTCACTGCATCAGAAATTCCCGAATGTGTCAAAGTCACAACTGAAAAATAAAGTGAGGGAGATTTCTGAATTTGTTGATAATCGTTGGCAG GTCAAGAAAGAGGTTCTTAGCAAGCTAGGCTTAAGTTCATCTCCTG CGAGTTCCAAAAAGCCCAAGAGCATAGCGACATACTTCTCCAAGCGGTGTCTACCTCCGGAGGAGGCCATCCTGGCTTCACCTGAGCTGCGCCTGAAGTCGAAAACCACTCAAAACGTCAATGGTGACACTGATATTCCTCGAATCAATCTGCTCCCCTCGTCCCAGTAG
- the LOC4324973 gene encoding chromatin assembly factor 1 subunit FSM isoform X2 yields MQVDGPVVLNRSAELEPSDSMAIDDVPVEASSQPAPAKQSPALMDTIVEVQKQLKRKRASSGPALAAADKDALVAGCCQELEGLLEYYREVSGHRMQFEVGNLSTNAAIGCLLEESSLGLSKLVDEIYEKLKGMEGVSATSVRSSVLLIGQRMMYGQSSPDADVLEDESETALWCWEVRDLKVIPLRMRGPLSTRRTARKKIHERITAIYSTLSVLEAPGAEAQVNDMRKASLKLSKALNLEGIKSLVERATQKSNIERGAKNTGSTAKEPMQEMVKSNNDTGIIENVDDSQLQKNTSTNEKDTQKAQKQVEKELKQKEKEEARMRKQQKKQQEEALREQKRREKEEAEMKKQQRKQEEEAQKEQKRREKEEAETRKQQKKQQEEAEKEQKRREKEAVQLKKQLAIQKQASMMERFFKNKKDSEKLEKPGGKDSGVQTTDPCTTNKEVVPLVTSIIDSSFSQKENWALEDLRRLQISGWQKLSSYNRSSRWGIRNKPKKEAFKELKLQKTSDNMLEEILSPNEDTCHNLSQENEPDKSANDVDMLPAVELQFHGTNHANPLPTRSIKRKLLQFDKSNRPAYYGTWRKKSAVVGPRCPLKMDPDLDYEVDSDDEWEEEDPGESLSDCEKDNDEVMEEDSKITDEESEDSFFVPDGYLSDNEGIQIESLLDDKDEASSSPPDQCAEVEEFRALLRQQKVLNTLTEQALRKSQPLVISNLTHEKAELLTAGDLKGTSKIEQLCLQVLSMRICPGGATIDLPVIDSSSANAEETNQLNVKSSPAAASAIPDTDLAEIVKVIGSCRDGINKLVESLHQKFPNVSKSQLKNKVREISEFVDNRWQVKKEVLSKLGLSSSPASSKKPKSIATYFSKRCLPPEEAILASPELRLKSKTTQNVNGDTDIPRINLLPSSQ; encoded by the exons ATGCAAGTAGATGGACCTGTTGTTCTCAACCGATCTGCCGAGCTCGAGCCCAGCGATTCGATGGCCATTGATGATGTCCCAGTTGAGGCATCAAGCCAACCTGCGCCGGCGAAGCAGTCTCCTGCGCTGATGGATACCATCGTGGAAGTGCAGAAGCAGCTGAAGAGGAAGAGGGCTTCCAGTGGCCCGGCGCTTGCTGCAGCAGACAAGGATGCTCTAGTTGCTGGATGTTGCCAGGAGCTCGAGGGCTTATTGGAGTATTACAGGGAGGTTTCGGGTCACAGGATGCAATTCGAAGTTGGGAACCTGTCGACGAATGCTGCTATCGGATGCTTGCTAGAGGAGAGCAGTCTTGGATTGTCCAAGTTGGTGGATGAGATATATGAAAAGCTGAAGGGAATGGAAGGCGTGTCGGCGACTTCGGTCCGGAGTTCTGTGCTGCTCATTGGGCAGAGGATGATGTATGGGCAATCTAGTCCGGATGCTGATGTGTTGGAAGATGAATCAGAGACGGCTCTTTGGTGCTGGGAG GTGAGAGATTTGAAGGTGATTCCTCTGAGAATGCGTGGACCTCTGAGTACGCGTAGAACTGCTAGAAAGAAAATCCACGAGAGGATTACTGCTATTTATT CAACGTTATCAGTTCTAGAAGCTCCGGGAGCTgaagctcaagtaaatgatatGAGGAAAGCATCACTGAAGTTAAGCAAAGCACTGAACCTGGAAGGTATTAAATCATTGGTGGAAAGAGCGACACAAAAGAGCAACATTGAACG GGGTGCCAAAAATACTGGATCAACAGCTAAAGAGCCAATGCAAGAGATGGTGAAAAGCAATAACGATACTGGGATTATTGAGAATGTGGATGACTCTCAGCTGCAAAAAAACACCTCAACTAAT GAAAAAGATACTCAGAAAGCACAGAAACAAGTTGAAAAGGAGCTAAAACAGAAGGAGAAAGAAGAAGCTCGAATGAGAAAACAACAAAAGAAACAGCAAGAAGAGGCGCTGAGAGAACAGAAACGACGTGAAAAGGAAGAAGCTGAAATGAAGAAACAGCAAAGGAAGCAGGAAGAGGAAGCACAGAAAGAACAGAAGCGCCGTGAAAAGGAAGAAGCTGAAACGAGGAAGCAACAAAAGAAGCAGCAAGAGGAAGCTGAGAAAGAACAGAAGCGCCGTGAGAAGGAAGCTGTCCAACTCAAGAAGCAACTGGCCATTCAGAAGCAAGCTTCTATGATGGAACGGTTTTTCAAAAATAAGAAAGACAGTGAAAAGCTTGAGAAACCTGGAGGAAAGGACTCAGGCGTTCAAACTACTGATCCATGCACCACCAACAAAGAGGTGGTACCATTGGTTACATCCATAATTGATTCTTCATTCTCTCAAAAAGAAAACTGGGCTTTGGAGGATCTTCGCAG GTTGCAGATCAGTGGTTGGCAGAAGTTATCTAGCTATAACAGGTCCTCCAGGTGGGGGATCAGAAACAAACCCAAGAAAGAAGCTTTTAAGGAGCTCAAACTTCAAAAAACCTCTGATAACATGCTTGAGGAAATTCTTTCTCCTAATGAAGATACCTGCCACAATTTAAGTCAGGAAAATGAACCAGATAAGTCAGCAAATGATGTTGATATGCTACCAGCGGTTGAGCTACAGTTTCATGGCACCAATCATGCTAATCCTCTGCCAACTAGATCAATAAAGCGGAAGCTTTTGCAATTTGACAAAAGCAACAGACCTGCATATTATGGGACTTGGAGGAAGAAAAG TGCTGTTGTTGGCCCAAGATGTCCACTTAAGATGGATCCTGATCTTGACTATGAGGTTGATAGTGATGATGAATGGGAAGAG GAGGATCCTGGTGAGAGCCTTTCCGACTGCGAGAAGGACAATGATGAAGTTATGGAGGAGGATTCCAAGATCACAGATGAAGAGAGCGAAGATAGCTTTTTTGTCCCCGATGGTTACCTCTCGGATAATGAG GGGATTCAGATTGAAAGCCTCTTGGACGACAAGGATGAAGCCAGTAGCTCACCACCAGACCAGTGTGCAGAAGTAGAGGAATTTAGGGCTCTACTACGCCAGCAAAAAGTACTAAACACTTTGACTGAGCAGGCTCTCCGCAAGAGCCAACCTCTAGTGATATCAAACTTAACTCATGAAAAAGCTGAATTATTGACTGCCGGAGACCTCAAGGGAACTTCTAAGATTGAGCAGCTCTGCCTACAAGTTCTTTCAATGCGCATCTGTCCTGGAGGTGCTACTATTGATTTACCGGTTATTGATAGTTCATCTGCAAATGCTGAGGAGACCAATCAGTTGAATGTGAAGAGTAGTCCTGCTGCTGCTTCAGCTATACCAGATACAGACCTGGCAGAAATT GTTAAGGTGATAGGATCATGCCGTGATGGTATCAATAAGCTGGTTGAGTCACTGCATCAGAAATTCCCGAATGTGTCAAAGTCACAACTGAAAAATAAAGTGAGGGAGATTTCTGAATTTGTTGATAATCGTTGGCAG GTCAAGAAAGAGGTTCTTAGCAAGCTAGGCTTAAGTTCATCTCCTG CGAGTTCCAAAAAGCCCAAGAGCATAGCGACATACTTCTCCAAGCGGTGTCTACCTCCGGAGGAGGCCATCCTGGCTTCACCTGAGCTGCGCCTGAAGTCGAAAACCACTCAAAACGTCAATGGTGACACTGATATTCCTCGAATCAATCTGCTCCCCTCGTCCCAGTAG
- the LOC4325096 gene encoding uncharacterized protein, translating into MAAGKGSHTHRAFLLCNYALLGAASSCIFLTLSLRLLPSPCGLLLLFLHALTAVFSAAGCSGSFTAPATPAQWHNAHTAGAALTAIFQGAVALLAFTRTSDFLAELQSYVRDDDAAVILKMVGGLGTAIFVLEWAALALAFSLRLDDDDGAGDYDNKNWAAASYHV; encoded by the coding sequence atggcggcggggaagggGAGCCACACGCACAGGGCGTTCCTGCTCTGCAACTACGCGCTCCTGGGGGCGGCGTCCAGCTGCATCTTCCTCACGCtctccctccgcctcctcccgtcCCCgtgcggcctcctcctcctcttcctccacgcCCTCACCGCCGTCTTCTCCGCCGCGGGCTGCTCGGGCTCCTTCACCGCGCCCGCCACCCCCGCGCAGTGGCACAACGCCCACACCGCGGGCGCCGCCCTCACCGCCATCTTCCAGGGCGCCGTCGCGCTGCTCGCCTTCACCCGCACCTCCGACTTCCTCGCCGAGCTCCAGTCCTACgtccgcgacgacgacgccgccgtcaTCCTCAAGATGGTCGGCGGCCTCGGCACCGCCATCTTCGTCCTCGAGTGGGCCGCGctcgccctcgccttctccctccgcctcgacgacgacgacggcgccggcgactacGACAACAAGAActgggccgccgcctcctaccatgtctga
- the LOC4325097 gene encoding uncharacterized LOC4325097 encodes MPLPLPLTPRPPAAMLLPVCSAAPTCSPLCPVTSSVAHVVGAPALRGRVVEVSALRSYADPLVARPVPDRPLLADSSILSPYSASPDDIVRGLAAAEVPSADATAAGDALCCGGVEPATLTAVSDLAATTADAAVTDAAERALLDAPVPTTFPADASDAEAAFARLIDSLGKKIFQAEDALTEGYDKLRLSAYQSLSAWRKSVDGAVGGLTASVDATKKQAAGGVTDASGALQDKVAGAGTVAVDVLRKAIVAAEDSLGSAATSIGYYYGSTKSSLPPNVKDLLNSSEEKASLVLKPIGGALQQVYVVVEGIEKNVGLDPSDPIVQLAVLLGGSTTIGLTYWLFAYGGYSGDLSPESTLELLRNDDKAVLIDVRSEDLRVKDGIPDLRRAARSKYATAASPEIKGSVKRLLKSGRDVDDALLAVIIRNLKLVKGDSKVIIMDANGSRSKAIARLLKKLGVQRPYLVKGGFQSWAKNLRVKELKPETALTVINEDAEEILEDIKPTPTLVLGSLLGLSAAAYALLEWETTLQYIGVLSLGLTIYLRFSTYEGSEDLEQDLKLLLSPLRVGAEAFSWAAKKLEPSKIGLATSPSTTAVQDRVLQAAAKHESQPSDAEADSLVSEA; translated from the exons atgccgctgccgctgccgctgacaccccgcccgcccgccgccatgCTGCTCCCCGTCTGCTCCGCCGCGCCCACCTGCTCCCCGCTCTGCCCG GTGACGTCGTCGGTGGCCCATGTCGTCGGCGCGCCGGCGCTACGAGGGAGGGTGGTGGAGGTGAGCGCGCTCAGGTCCTACGCCGATCCGCTCGTGGCGCGGCCGGTGCCCGACCGCCCGCTGCTCGCGGACTCATCCATCCTCTCCCCCTACTCCGCGTCACCCGACGACATCGTGcggggcctcgccgccgcggaggtGCCCAGCGCCGACGCCACCGCAGCAGGTGACGCGCTCTGCTGCGGCGGGGTCGAGCCGGCGACGCTGACGGCCGTCTccgacctcgccgccaccacGGCCGACGCGGCCGTCACCGACGCCGCGGAGCGCGCCCTGCTTGACGCGCCGGTGcccaccacgttcccggccgaCGCGTCCGACGCCGAGGCCGCCTTCGCGAGGCTCATCGACTCCCTCGGGAAGAAGATCTTCCAGGcggaggacgcgctcaccgagggGTACGACAAGCTGCGGCTGTCGGCGTACCAGTCGCTCAGCGCCTGGAGGAAGTCCGTCGACGGCGCGGTTGGTGGCCTCACGGCGTCGGTGGACGCCACCAAGAAGCAGGCCGCCGGTGGGGTGACGGACGCCTCCGGCGCGTTGCAGGACAAGGTGGCCGGAGCTggcaccgtcgccgtcgatgTCCTTAGGAAGGCTATTGTTGCTGCCGAGGATTCACTGGGCAGCGCAGCAACATCCATTGGATATTACTATGGATCAACCAAGTCGTCGTTGCCACCGAATGTGAAAGATTTGCTGAACTCCTCCGAGGAGAAAGCTAGTCTAGTTCTGAAACCGATTGGAGGTGCCCTTCAACAG GTATATGTAGTCGTCGAAGGTATTGAAAAGAATGTTGGTTTGGACCCAAGTGATCCTATTGTTCAATTGGCAGTTCTGCTTGGAGGTTCAACCACAATCGG GTTAACTTACTGGCTCTTCGCATACGGTGGCTATTCCGGAGACTTGTCACCCGAATCCACACTAGAGCTGTTGAGAAATGATGACAAAGCCGTACTTATTGATGTTCGGTCTGAG GACTTGAGAGTGAAAGATGGAATTCCGGATCTACGCCGTGCAGCTAGATCTAAATATGCAACTGCTGCTTCACCTGAG ATTAAAGGTTCAGTAAAGAGGCTACTTAAAAGTGGAAGAGATGTTGATGATGCGTTGCTCGCAGTTATCATCCGCAACTTGAAGTTGGTCAAA GGTGATTCAAAGGTTATAATTATGGATGCTAATGGGAGCCGATCAAAGGCCATTGCTAGGTTACTGAAGAAGCTTGGTGTGCAG CGACCTTACCTTGTTAAAGGTGGTTTCCAATCTTGGGCAAAGAACCTTCGAGTGAAAGAATTGAAACCTGAGACCGCATTAACAGTAATAAATGAG GACGCAGAGGAAATCCTTGAAGACATAAAGCCCACTCCAACACTTGTCCTTGGATCTCTCCTG GGCCTCTCAGCAGCAGCGTACGCTTTGCTAG AATGGGAAACGACTCTGCAATACATAGGTGTTCTAAGCCTTGGTCTG ACTATCTATCTGCGATTCTCTACGTACGAGGGTTCAGAGGATCTGGAGCAAGATCTAAA ACTGCTGCTTTCCCCGTTAAGAGTAGGCGCGGAGGCGTTCTCGTGGGCGGCCAAGAAGCTGGAGCCAAGCAAGATTGGCTTGGCGACTTCCCCCTCCACGACGGCGGTCCAAGACCGGGTTCTCCAGGCCGCCGCGAAGCACGAGTCGCAGCCGTCTGACGCCGAGGCAGACAGTTTGGTCTCTGAAGCGTGA
- the LOC9271934 gene encoding large ribosomal subunit protein uL18y — MGGFVKTQKTHAYFKRFQVKFKRRRQGKTDYRARIRLTNQDKNKYNTPKYRFVVRFTNKDITAQIVYATIAGDIVMAAAYSHELPRYGLEVGLTNYAAAYCTGLLLARRVLTLRGLDQEYEGNVEATGEDYYVEPADERRPFRALLDVGLIRTTTGNRVFGALKGALDGGLDIPHSDKRFAGFKKDEKQLDSDIHRKYIYGGHVADYMRSMAEEEPEKFQAHFSEYLKKGIDADGMESLYKKVHAAIRADPTMAKSTKKEPATHKRYNLKKLTYEQRKASLVERLNALNSSAGADDDDEEEDDE; from the exons ATG GGAGGGTTTGTCAAGACCCAGAAGACCCATGCCTACTTCAAGCGATTCCAAGTCAAGTTCAAGAGACGGAGGC AGGGCAAGACTGACTACAGGGCCAGGATTAGGCTCACCAACCAAGATAAGAACAAGTACAACACACCGAAGTACCGCTTCGTTGTGAGATTT ACAAACAAAGATATCACAGCTCAAATTGTCTATGCTACCATTGCGGGTGATATCGTGATGGCTGCTGCCTACTCCCATGAGCTGCCTCGTTATGGTCTTGAAGTTGGTCTCACCAACTATGCGGCAG CTTACTGCACTGGCTTGCTTCTGGCTCGTCGTGTGCTCACGCTCCGTGGTTTGGACCAGGAGTACGAGGGCAATGTTGAG GCCACTGGGGAGGACTACTATGTTGAACCAGCTGATGAAAGGAGGCCTTTCCGTGCTCTCTTGGATGTTGGCCTCATTAGGACAACCACTGGAAACCGTGTCTTTGGTGCCCTCAAG GGAGCTTTGGATGGTGGTCTTGACATTCCTCACAGTGACAAGAGGTTTGCTGGGTTCAAGAAGGACGAGAAGCAGCTTGATTCTGATATTCACCGCAAGTACATCTACGGTGGGCACGTGGCTGACTACATGAGG TCTATGGCTGAGGAGGAACCTGAGAAATTCCAAGCCCACTTTAGTGAGTACCTCAAGAAGGGAATTGACGCTGATGGCATGGAATCACTGTACAAGAAGGTCCATGCTGCCATCCGCGCCGATCCTACCATGGCCAAATCGACCAAGAAGGAACCGGCTACCCACAAGAG ATACAACCTCAAGAAGCTGACCTACGAGCAGAGGAAGGCCAGTCTCGTCGAAAGATTGAATGCTCTCAACTCCTCCGC